The Ochrobactrum sp. BTU1 region TCTTGATCTGTGAGGCGCGGAATGATCGAAACCAAAAACCTAAGTGTATCTATCGGCAATAAGCTGATCATAGAGAATATAAATTTTGTTGCGCGTCCTGGCGAGGTGACAGCAATTGTTGGGCCTAACGGCTCGGGCAAGACGACGCTGCTGCGCGCGCTTTCTGGTGATATTTCTCATACGGGTTCTGCATATCTGGATGGCGAGGATTTTGCAGGGATAAAGCCTTGGCGCATGGCCGCGCGTCGGGCTGTGCTGCCCCAAGCCAGCGCTTTGTCTTTTCCATTTACTGTTCGCGAGATCGTCCATATCGGTTTGACGGGTGGTTTCAGCGGCGTAACTGGTGCAGAGCAGGAAAAGTTGCCCGATCTTGCTTTGCAGAAGGTTGATCTCGCAGGCTTCAGCGGCAGGCTTTATCAGGAGCTTTCGGGTGGTGAACAGCAACGAGTGCAGCTTGCACGCGTCCTCTGTCAGGTCTGGAAGCCAGTCGTGGATGGAAGACCGCGTTATCTGTTCCTGGATGAGCCTATTTCGAGCCTCGATATAAAGCATCAGATCACAGTTATGGAAATAGCACGCGATTTCGCAGCGGCTGGCGGCGGCGTTATTGCTATCCTTCACGATCTCAATCTGACTGCGATGTTCGCTGACAGTATCGCTGTCATGCACAACGGCAAACTTGATACTATAGGCACGCCACAACATGCGCTGACTGATGATCGGTTGGAGCGGGTCTATGAATGTTCTCTCAGGGTCGGTGTGCCGCCAGCGCAAGGCGTGCCATTCGTGTTGCCACAATCGGCCTATGCCTCGGCAATCTAAAATGTTTGACACAAACAAAAAGGCTGAGAACCTGCCCGGTTCTCAGCCTTTTTCTATTCAACCAACCTGCAATTCAGCTGGCAACGCGTTCCACTTCGAGATCTTCATCAAGTCCGAGAAGCACGCGAACATTCGGACGCGCCTTAACCAGATCCGAGATGCTGTATTTCATCAATACGCCGAAGAACGCATTGAGTGCTTCACGCAGGGCTGAGTTGAGACCACAGCTATCGACAAGTGGACATTCTGTTGCCTCGTTTTCGAAGCATTCTGCCATGGCGAAGTTTTCTTCGGTCACGCGCACGACATCGAAAAGCGAGATATCCTTAGCGGCGCGTCCGAGACGCACACCGCCGTTACGGCCGCGAACAGTCTCAACCAGTCCGTTTTCCACAAGCGGCTGCAAAATCTTGAAGAGGAAAAGCTCCGAAACGCCATAAGCGCGGGCAATTTCCGGAACGCGGCTCAGTTTGCCGTCATTGGCGGCACAATACATAAGCATGCGAATGGCATAATTCGTCTGACGAGTAAGACGCATTGATTATTCCTTTCAGCACATCCTCAAGCCTTCCTGATGGGCCTACCCACGGAAAACTCTGCTGTTGGTTACGTCACAACCCCATCAGGCACCTCCGGAGCCCAGAGATTTCAGGGATATGTGCCAAGCGAGTGCATTCACTTCGAATCCACTTTAGAACTATTCTTAAAATATATGAAGTGTTTTCTCACCTTTAAAGGGCAAAAAATCACATCATTTCATCACGTCATCGCGATTAGATAATAAGGTCAACACTTGCCTTACTGGCAAACATCAATCCATTCGGCCGAAACAAGCTCGGCCATTTTCTGGGGAGCGATCCGCACTGCACTGTTTGTAGCCCCGGCCGCCGGAACAACTTCGTCGAAATCCTTGAGCGACAAATCGCAGTAAACGGGTAGGGCACTGGGCAATCCAAACGGGCAAACACCGCCGACCGGGTGACTTGTTTCATTCAAGACGCTTTCTGCATCCAACATGCGCGGCTTGCTTCCGAACTGATCCTTGAACTTGCGATTATCGATACGCGCATCTCCCCGCGTTACAATAAGTATGGTCTGATTTTTCGCTGCAAATGACAGTGTCTTTGCGATCTGTCCCGGTTCCACACCATGTGCCTCGGCGGCTAGGGCGACTGTCGCCGTACTGGTTGGCAGTTCAATCACCGCGATTTCGGGTGCCTTGTCTGCGAAAAACGCCTTGACCGATTCCAGGCTCATACGTTCCCTTTTCTTTATGACTGTTATGCTCAAGTTTATGCTTCATCAATATGAAGAGCAAGACTATCAGTCATTTAATCGAGGATGACATCAAGTGGCAGATTGACGCTGCTGTTTGATAACGATAAAGAGACGTTCACATCTGCTTCGTGCAGATGCGGAGGGGTGGCCGAGCGGTTTAAGGCACCGGTCTTGAAAACCGGCGTGCGAGAGATCGTACCGTGGGTTCGAATCCCACCCCCTCCGCCATTACCATTGATTTCATTGAATTTTTCGACGGTTTTCATCGGTTGCCATAACCGCGAAAGAATAGATTTTTCTTGGTGAATTATTTCTCTCGGTTTCACCGCAAAATATTGAACAGTTCATTCCCCTTTTTGCAGAACTCCATAACGTTCCCGTTCGCGGTGACGCCTTTCGCTAACGCATCGCCTTGGATTTGTGATTTTTTCATAGAGATTATCGCGACGTCCAAGCCTTTTTCTTCTGCAATGGCGTTATAGGTTTTCATATATCCTTTGCTGTGTTCTCTTACGTAGCCTGGCTTATCGAAACAAAGTACAGCATATGAGTTGTGAAGCTTCATCCGTTCTTCGGCAGAACTTAATTGCAACTCCGAATGAGCAATGCCGGTAGTGGCGAATACAAAAAATGCGGTAAATATTCTTTTCAACAATTCACTCCCCCCTTTAGATTAAATAACAACCGCCTCAGAAGACTGACATTTGCCGTGATTCGTGTCTCGAGCGATTATTCAAATTTGCTTATAGCGGCATCTGATTGAGTTTTGTTATCGTCGTGGTTAGTCAACAAGCGGTTGGTCGCCGCCGATTCATCTTGTTCGGTTGTAATGTGCAAAAAGTGCACATTACTGGTCCGGCTGGTAAGGCCGGGTTTGTGGCGATCCCGGTAGGGTTCGAACCTACGACAACCGGCTTAGAAGGCCGGTGCTTTATCCAGCTGAGCTACGGGACCGAAACTTTTAGCGTCGGCGCGGATCGGTATAGATAACGACAGCTATTGCAGCCCACGAGCCTACAATGCCACAGACGCAGCCGATGATGAATGATGCCAAGGCCATCACTGTTGCTCACTCATGGCTGACAGGGCATCCTCAGCACGACCACAGGCCAGTTCTAGCGCTTTCGTGTTAAAGCCGTTCTGAATGCCGTCACGGACTAGCAGTGTTAAGGTGAAAAGCTCGGCTTGAGTGTTATCCACCTTGTTGGCCACGTCTTTGACAAGCACTTCATGTATTGAAAGAAGCGACCTGATAGCCCCGCGTTCACCGTCTTCGTTGGTCGCTATGAGATGATCTATTATGGCCTCGTATTGCTCCGTCATGCTCCGGCCCCCCCACACCTCAACGCGATTAGCTCGGTTTCAAGCTGGTCATGCGCGTTGTCTAGAGCGTCGACTTTATCGGCAAGGATACGAATTAGATAAGGATAGGCGCGCTCACACAATTCGCGGTCACCCATGTCCAGATAGACCAGAGTATCGGCCAGGGCTTTTAACTCTGACACGTTATTGCTTATGTCGTAGAAGGTCGTTTGATTGTTGGTCATGCAGGCCTCCCCACCACGACAGGCCAAGCTGCCCGCAGAATGTTAGCAATTTCACGGTGTTTATCGTGAAGTGCCACGGTGCCAAGGTTTTGAGGCAGATCTTCAGTCAACATGTCCATAACGCGGATGGCGGCATCTAAACGGCCGAATGCGTCGTCGAGCTCGAAGAACGCCTCTCTGGCAACTTCTAGCGGGTCATTAGACGTAGCTTTGCCGTTTACCGGCGCGGTTGTGCGTGGCATGTTGGTCTCCTCGGTGATTTTAGGGTGTGAAGGCGGCGCGCTCTGCTTAAGCCGCAGTCAGATAATTCTGGCCATGAACCGTAACGACCATATCGAGTTCGCTAGCAACGTCTTCGGCTTGCATGATCAGCTTGAATGCGGTGTGCTTAGAAACTTCGTGGTAGACTTCACCGTCACACCGTCAATCTTCACGTCAAACGCGTACACCTTGCAGTTTCGGTCGAAGCGCTTCGAAATGTTGATCTTCGTGATGTCGGTCGGCATAGTGCAGCGGCTTTCGGTTGTGTCTTTCTCGTCTATAAAAATAACCGGCAGGGTTATTTTTATTGCTCTAAAAGCCGTAAAAGCCTATGCTTGGTTTATGATTACATCAGATCAAATCCGCGCTGCGAGAGCGTTTCTCAACTGGAAGCAGACCGACTTAGCGGCGGCTGCGAACATCTCAGAGATGAGCGTGAAAAACGTAGAAAAGGGTCAAACCGACACCCGTGTTAGTACCCTAAAAGCAATAGAACAGGCCTTTACGGCCGCTGGGATGGAATTTATTAATGAATCTTATCGCACTGGAATAGTATTATTTCATAACAAAGAGTAATATATTAAGGTGAGGGGTGGTGTGAAGTCCTCGTATAATTAAGATTGGATAATTATAATATTAACGATGATTTCAATTGAATAAATTTACTGAAATTCTTAAAAAGGTCTCTATAGATGGAATTAGCAATATTATGAAACCAAATAAATAGGCGAAAATACACAGAAGTCGTTGTGTTGGCAAAGATAAGTCATCGACCATGTAACTTAGATGGTATACATCGCTCTGAAATTTAAAAGATCCTTCTTTTAGGGGGATTGTGATTCGCCACATAATTCTCGGCGCCGAAACGATATCTTTGGCCATGTTGTCTACACTTATGTAACCGTTCGGCATAACATAATGAGTAGATACGGTGCCAAGTCTATACACCCCGTCGTCTTCGATGTCGTCCGTTCTAGGTGCAACAAAATCATGAGCTTCAGGCTCATTCTGCTCCCATTCATGATCGCCATAAATACGCATCAGAAGTGAGTAAGTTAATTGGCCAAGCTCATCACTGTATGCTAATCCATCTCGAAAGGTTTTTGAACGCCACTCAAGGACGTCTGCATCTCGGGCGTATGCTTCTGCAATTGTCTCAAACGAAGAAATGCAAAGAGTTGGCGAATTTAGACCGAGACGAGACCTGTTATAATCGTCTGAAAAAGGGAACTTTGCGATTTTTTCCGGGCAATAAAGAGAATATAGGATTGACCCTACACCTAAGAAAAATAATCCAAAATATATGTAGTATAGTTTAGCAAGCGCATATGAACTGATGCCACTGGTGCCATTAGCAATGCCTACAGCATCCAGAAAAACAGTTGAAAAATCGAGAACATCGATAACGTTTTGGTTAAATATCAGTAGCCCACCTACGAACGGCGCCACGATTGTCAAGCGAACAATGTATGAATTACCAACCCTGGTTAATGTTGACCACTTCGCTCTCGTTGACATCCCCTTCAAGAGATTTTTAAGAAAGAATACCAACTCTCGCCCCCGGGCTTATTTCCTTGAACTGACTTCTAGACGAGTGTCGTGCTATTGGGAAGGTCCACATACAGTCGGCCGTAGCCATTACATCTAGAAGCCGATTTACACAGGAGTAGAGCTTTACACTGGAAATATTGAAAGGTCTTTCTGGGGTAACTTGCCCGATTTCCGATCCCGATCTACATTGCCCTCAAATCAGAGGGCATCATGAAACGTCTCATTCTCATCTCGGCATTACTGACAGCAACCAGCGCATGGGCTGATGATAAGGCCAGCACCGATAAGCTATGTGCAGGCTGGGGCGGGTTGGCTGCCAAGATTATGGAGCTTCGTCAGGACGAGGCGCCAATGAGTCGAGTGATGGAAATTGCTGCCGGAAGTGCTGATGATACGAGAGAGCGCAATGTCGTCATGGCTGCATATAACGAACCTGCGTATGGGTCTGATGGCGCCAAGCAAGAGGCGGTCGACGCGTTCCGCAATAAAATCGAGCTCGAATGCTATAAGTCTGTCAAATAGCGGCCCACGAAAATGTCTTTTACTCGCCGAATCTGTATTCGATGGCTTGCACGGATAACTCTTAAGCGCCCAATCAAGGGGGGAAGAATATACCTATCTCCTCCAGAAAGTCTGAAGAATAATTGCTATTCTTTAAAACTGATTGAGCCAGATAACTCATCTGAATACGTGATTGAAGGCAGGAAGCAGCAAGCACTTGAAGGTCTTCGTTTTGATGAAGAGAGATTTGATCGTGGGGGAATTCAAGATCAAATTCAGAACTCTCAACTAGCGCGATTTAAAGTTTATTTCGTTCATTATTATAAGGGGTTTAGATTTAAATACGATCACGCGTTTAAAGCTCTATTTCATCATTATACTAGATTCTATTTATTTTACGTTGTTATCGATAATCTTAAGCAGCGCAAATACAATAAAATGAAACTTGCAAACATTGATAGATATAAAGTTTTGCAAATGATCTTAAATAACAATATTGACGACATTAGATCGTATCA contains the following coding sequences:
- a CDS encoding heme ABC transporter ATP-binding protein — protein: MIETKNLSVSIGNKLIIENINFVARPGEVTAIVGPNGSGKTTLLRALSGDISHTGSAYLDGEDFAGIKPWRMAARRAVLPQASALSFPFTVREIVHIGLTGGFSGVTGAEQEKLPDLALQKVDLAGFSGRLYQELSGGEQQRVQLARVLCQVWKPVVDGRPRYLFLDEPISSLDIKHQITVMEIARDFAAAGGGVIAILHDLNLTAMFADSIAVMHNGKLDTIGTPQHALTDDRLERVYECSLRVGVPPAQGVPFVLPQSAYASAI
- the rirA gene encoding iron-responsive transcriptional regulator RirA, with the translated sequence MRLTRQTNYAIRMLMYCAANDGKLSRVPEIARAYGVSELFLFKILQPLVENGLVETVRGRNGGVRLGRAAKDISLFDVVRVTEENFAMAECFENEATECPLVDSCGLNSALREALNAFFGVLMKYSISDLVKARPNVRVLLGLDEDLEVERVAS
- a CDS encoding YbaK/EbsC family protein — encoded protein: MSLESVKAFFADKAPEIAVIELPTSTATVALAAEAHGVEPGQIAKTLSFAAKNQTILIVTRGDARIDNRKFKDQFGSKPRMLDAESVLNETSHPVGGVCPFGLPSALPVYCDLSLKDFDEVVPAAGATNSAVRIAPQKMAELVSAEWIDVCQ
- a CDS encoding helix-turn-helix transcriptional regulator yields the protein MSVGIVQRLSVVSFSSIKITGRVIFIALKAVKAYAWFMITSDQIRAARAFLNWKQTDLAAAANISEMSVKNVEKGQTDTRVSTLKAIEQAFTAAGMEFINESYRTGIVLFHNKE